GTAAAGGGAAAAAAGGTAAAATAGAGCTCGCGCAAGGCGGTACATTATTCCTTGATGAAATAGGAGAAATGCCGCTCGATATGCAAGTAAAGCTTTTGCGTGTACTACAAGAACGAAAATATTACCGTGTTGGTGGAGAAAAAGAGATTCATATTAATTTCCGCATTATCGCGGCTACAAATCGAGATTTACAAGAGGAAATGAGAAAAGGCACGTTCCGAGAAGATTTATACTATCGCCTAAATGTAGTTAGCTTGCATATTCCACCGCTGCGCGAAAGACGTGAGGATATTATTGAATTAACTTATTCTTTCTTAAACGATTTTTCAATCAACTATAACAGACCAATTCGTGACTTACCTTCCAGCATTATGCATGAATTGCTTCATTACAATTGGCCAGGTAATATTCGCGAACTTCGTAACGTTGTTGAAAGACTTGTCGTATTTGCGACTGACGGTATTATAAAGCAAGAATATTTACCATTCCATACAATTGAAACGTTAGATAATCATATGGCTCATTCCCTATTACTCAGCAACAATAATACGATTCTCTCTTTGCAAGAAGAGATGGATGAGCATGAGAAGAAAGTCATTGAGAGGGCTTTACGCATATTAAATGGGAATAAATTAGAGTGCGCGAAACAACTCGGTGTAACGAGAGCCACTTTATATAACCGTTTAAAAAAGCTTGGATTACAATAACCGTCTCCCTCCTCTATATTGGCATAGTTTTTGCATAATAATTTGTGCAAACCGAACTAGAGGAGGAATACATATGACGAATAAAGATCACTTAATTGTTTGTCGATGTGAAGAAGTAACATACGGTCAACTTCAATCGACAATTGCTGCATATAATTGCTTGGGAAGAGAATTAAAACTAAGAACACGTGCTGGCATGGGATTTTGCGGTGGCCGCACATGTAGAATGATGATAGATCGAATGATTGAAAGTGCAAATCCTGACGTAACTACTAATGAAATCCCATTAAAATATCAACCCCCTGTGCGCGCGGTTACCTTTG
This Bacillus paramycoides DNA region includes the following protein-coding sequences:
- a CDS encoding (2Fe-2S)-binding protein, coding for MTNKDHLIVCRCEEVTYGQLQSTIAAYNCLGRELKLRTRAGMGFCGGRTCRMMIDRMIESANPDVTTNEIPLKYQPPVRAVTFGAVGENQ